In Oenanthe melanoleuca isolate GR-GAL-2019-014 chromosome 22, OMel1.0, whole genome shotgun sequence, the following proteins share a genomic window:
- the LOC130261888 gene encoding gastrokine-1-like, whose amino-acid sequence MNLPILTAVLLGLVLNPALADHHQQTEVSKKISFGGGYQLMTINKKWLVASIEQKTNHGSWKTIWNYDTGFMATKVLPEKACYHSIMNRTEMPSFDALPQLAADIRNHNRPRPPSKEITFTLVKRTIRDLESYGPDTFSMCRGLSTYVAYEVHGPQFSLGSCIKLDVLQYLALTYCHNDNFV is encoded by the exons ATGAATCTCCCT attttgaCTGCAGTCCTTCTTGGACTCGTCCTGAATCCAGCCCTTGCTGATCAT cATCAACAGACTGAAGTAAGCAAGAAAATCTCCTTTGGTGGAGGCTACCAACTTATGACCATCAACAAGAAGTGGCTCGTGGCAAGTATTGAGCAAAAGACCAACCATGGGTCCTGGAAAACCATCTGGAACTATGACACA GGCTTTATGGCAACCAAAGTGCTGCCAGAGAAAGCTTGCTACCATTCCATAATGAACAGAACAGAGATGCCCAGCTTTGATGCACTCCCTCAGCTGGCTGCAGACATCAGG AACCACAATCGTCCAAGACCCCCTTCAAAGGAGATCACATTCACCCTCGTCAAGAGAACAATCCGTGACCTTGAATCATATGGACCAGACACCTTCTCCATGTGCAGAGGACTCTCAACCTACGTGGCTTATGAAGTTCATG GACCACAATTCAGTCTTGGATCATGCATCAAACTCGATGTCCTTCAATATTTGGCCCTCACGTACTGCCATAATGATAACTTTGTGTAA